Proteins encoded by one window of Flexibacter flexilis DSM 6793:
- a CDS encoding tail fiber domain-containing protein — protein sequence MKLRLSSHWSRYYFLLLGFGGLFSIKASAQNSVGIGTSNPNANAVLELKPLGKQGFIMPRLNASDTLSWTLSPKEKGLVFFDTTSTRFFVYDGAYWKAVGSGAAATGSGWELNSGVLYPQDLANVVSVGSSTTDNDTRLYARNDDGLGIALYGDSRATLPGTTDRIGVRGNAQTDDLTFSNVYGAKFTARSTNSSPTVVGAYMSARGSTGSASYGGFSEIESSNSLVNYGFRTNVQSSSLFSSNYGMYANISGDGTNYGIYSAVSGTGANYAGAFVGGGVGIGTSTPRRLLHVAGGVQIDTLAGVGVRMVVADADGSLFTQEIPSGGGGSAWSLDGNTGIDQDTNFIGTIDKKRLNFRTNNAPRLTIDPNDGAVSILQNGADATDLSTQSPSAELRLEGSYWNSDAGAEQKDVFRIQNIPDADEDNSGWLQFRSNNNQHLMSLHKNGGMLIGHDLAANFPPFNGLAVEGYVGIGTTTPSHHLEIYSTYNPTVKVFNADAWQAASLTASGYESILEFKNKLILMSNSSASDVGNGSGNGVMRVSNNGIVIAPDESSVSASAWLHVNSDGEGITTRIENTSTSGSPIALDVDASAEGSSGIAARFWGGYKGIEASAQNEDGTGGWFKGGATGVRGYADGNGSESGNTGLIGMAENNTNGNIGASGWAYGNSGTIIGLKGIGNGNPYNSYGVWAGTSADGGIAGSFIADGSADVIGVYGKAPSDANNWAGKFDGKVHVTNGLLVGTEDGSDAFSVNGKLKINPYDGDMNFNEQTSSIIFPTLLTDTEEPMIYMYNTGDIGNNKGRYLFSYSQDNKKTGLAYDASSLRSVFRFVDNSTETLYNVLNVSLHNHNVGINVDDPSHALHVSGDGKIEGDFYVTGNAEAYSFISSSDRRYKKDIRKLSGALTTIKQLRGVNYLWRKDEFKDKKFDDRLQVGFIAQEVEAIVPELVHTDSKGFKAVNYAQFTPILVEALKEQQALIESQAQQIQQLKADLGILRSLQEDVAHLKAEWAGSTAKK from the coding sequence ATGAAATTACGTCTATCTTCTCATTGGTCAAGGTATTACTTTTTATTATTGGGCTTTGGTGGTTTGTTTAGTATCAAAGCCTCAGCCCAAAACTCCGTTGGGATTGGTACTAGCAATCCAAATGCAAATGCCGTTTTAGAACTTAAACCATTGGGCAAACAAGGCTTTATAATGCCTCGTCTTAATGCCTCTGATACACTTAGCTGGACACTTAGTCCCAAAGAAAAAGGATTAGTCTTTTTCGATACAACTTCCACACGATTTTTTGTGTATGATGGTGCTTATTGGAAAGCCGTCGGCAGTGGTGCGGCGGCCACGGGTAGCGGCTGGGAATTGAATAGTGGGGTATTGTACCCGCAGGATTTGGCCAATGTGGTAAGTGTTGGCTCAAGTACAACAGATAATGACACAAGGCTTTATGCCCGTAATGATGATGGTTTAGGCATTGCTTTATACGGCGATTCGCGGGCTACATTGCCAGGCACAACCGACCGAATTGGTGTGCGTGGCAATGCTCAAACAGATGATTTGACTTTCAGTAATGTATATGGTGCCAAGTTTACCGCCAGATCTACGAATAGCAGCCCAACAGTAGTGGGTGCGTACATGAGTGCGCGAGGCTCCACTGGGAGTGCGAGTTATGGTGGATTTTCTGAAATAGAATCTTCCAATTCTTTGGTCAATTATGGCTTCCGTACCAATGTACAAAGCTCAAGCCTTTTTAGCTCAAACTATGGTATGTATGCGAATATTTCGGGCGATGGCACAAACTATGGCATTTATTCGGCTGTTTCGGGTACGGGTGCTAATTATGCTGGTGCATTTGTGGGCGGTGGTGTTGGTATTGGTACGAGTACACCACGCAGACTTTTGCACGTGGCTGGCGGCGTACAAATAGACACCTTGGCAGGCGTTGGCGTGCGAATGGTGGTAGCGGATGCCGATGGTAGTTTGTTTACACAAGAAATCCCTTCGGGTGGCGGTGGCTCTGCTTGGAGCTTGGACGGGAATACGGGCATAGACCAAGATACTAATTTTATTGGGACAATAGATAAAAAACGCCTGAATTTCAGAACCAATAATGCGCCTCGCCTAACGATTGATCCCAATGATGGCGCAGTTTCTATTCTACAAAATGGCGCAGATGCTACAGATTTAAGTACCCAATCACCAAGTGCGGAACTGCGTTTGGAGGGTTCGTATTGGAACAGCGACGCAGGTGCAGAACAAAAAGATGTGTTTAGAATTCAAAATATTCCTGATGCTGACGAGGATAATTCGGGTTGGTTACAATTTCGGTCAAATAATAATCAGCACTTAATGAGCTTGCATAAAAATGGCGGAATGCTGATTGGGCATGATTTGGCCGCTAATTTTCCGCCGTTCAATGGTTTGGCTGTAGAAGGCTATGTGGGCATAGGAACCACAACTCCAAGTCATCATTTGGAAATTTATAGTACTTATAATCCTACTGTAAAAGTTTTTAATGCAGATGCATGGCAAGCAGCAAGCCTTACAGCAAGTGGCTACGAAAGCATTTTAGAGTTTAAGAATAAGCTTATTTTGATGTCTAATTCCAGTGCAAGTGATGTTGGTAATGGCTCTGGTAATGGGGTGATGCGTGTTAGTAATAATGGAATAGTGATTGCCCCAGATGAATCTTCCGTTTCTGCTTCGGCATGGCTTCATGTTAATTCTGATGGAGAAGGTATAACGACACGCATAGAAAACACCAGTACTTCGGGTTCGCCTATTGCCTTAGACGTAGATGCTAGCGCAGAGGGAAGTAGTGGTATTGCTGCGCGGTTTTGGGGTGGATATAAAGGCATTGAGGCTTCGGCTCAAAATGAAGACGGAACAGGTGGCTGGTTTAAAGGTGGAGCTACAGGTGTAAGAGGTTATGCCGATGGCAATGGCTCTGAAAGCGGCAATACAGGGCTTATTGGCATGGCCGAAAATAATACAAATGGCAATATTGGGGCGAGCGGCTGGGCTTACGGCAACAGTGGTACGATCATTGGCTTGAAAGGCATCGGCAACGGAAATCCTTACAACTCTTATGGTGTATGGGCAGGCACAAGTGCAGACGGTGGTATTGCGGGTAGCTTTATTGCCGATGGCTCAGCTGACGTAATCGGTGTGTATGGCAAGGCCCCCAGCGATGCCAATAACTGGGCTGGTAAATTTGATGGAAAAGTACACGTAACCAATGGGTTGTTGGTGGGTACTGAAGATGGTTCAGACGCTTTTAGTGTGAATGGTAAATTAAAAATAAATCCTTATGACGGGGACATGAATTTTAATGAGCAAACGAGTAGCATCATTTTCCCTACTTTGCTTACCGATACCGAAGAGCCAATGATTTATATGTACAATACTGGTGATATTGGCAACAACAAAGGCCGTTACTTATTTTCTTATTCTCAGGATAACAAGAAAACAGGTTTGGCGTATGATGCAAGTTCCTTGCGTAGCGTATTCCGATTTGTGGATAATTCTACCGAAACACTTTATAATGTGCTGAATGTTAGCTTGCATAATCACAATGTAGGGATAAATGTAGATGACCCGTCTCATGCCTTACACGTATCTGGAGACGGCAAAATAGAAGGCGATTTTTATGTAACTGGCAATGCAGAGGCTTATAGTTTTATCTCCAGTTCCGACCGCCGTTACAAAAAAGATATTCGTAAGCTTTCGGGTGCGCTGACCACCATCAAGCAACTGCGCGGCGTGAATTATTTGTGGCGCAAAGACGAGTTTAAAGACAAAAAGTTCGATGACCGTCTGCAAGTGGGTTTCATTGCGCAGGAAGTGGAAGCCATTGTACCAGAGCTTGTTCATACCGATTCGAAAGGTTTTAAAGCCGTGAATTACGCGCAATTTACCCCGATTCTGGTGGAAGCACTCAAAGAACAACAAGCTCTCATCGAGTCGCAAGCCCAACAAATACAGCAACTCAAAGCCGATTTGGGTATTTTGCGCAGCCTGCAAGAAGACGTGGCACACCTCAAAGCCGAATGGGCGGGCAGCACAGCCAAGAAATAA
- a CDS encoding polysaccharide deacetylase family protein produces MIFRQILGYTHPLRFTTDKVLFINDTDIKLQYGGEKHRSNTPFPYLRATPLLWQKGVQQLDISIGTYENCLTLFEVEQKNAELPFDVAAACFFLATRYEEYWPHKPDEHGRYRAEDSTAFKHHFLQKPMVNIWANQLKKIVCGIFPHASFTEQQYWFLPTFDIDSAYAFRLKGTRRTLLASASDLLNKRQNNNLQRWQTLLWDGNDPFDTYELIEQIHESYSPKPIFFWLLANYSKFDKNINYLNKDFQELIRRIAHQHISGIHPSYFSSERTNVLKEEKKRLEEIVNQTIIHSRQHYLRLQIPETYRQLMAEGIQADFTMGYSSQIGFRASLCTPFLWYDIENERITPLKIYPFAVMDVTMQQYMQLSPAEALTQTKAIIQEVKAVGGMFCSLFHNESLSEYGVWRGWVKFYKDMVAAAVS; encoded by the coding sequence TTGATATTCAGACAGATACTTGGCTACACACATCCGTTACGTTTCACCACTGATAAAGTTTTATTTATCAATGACACGGATATTAAACTTCAGTATGGCGGCGAAAAACACCGCAGTAATACCCCTTTTCCATACTTGCGAGCTACGCCTTTACTTTGGCAAAAAGGCGTACAGCAATTGGATATTTCTATTGGTACTTACGAGAACTGTCTGACGCTTTTTGAAGTCGAACAAAAAAATGCAGAACTGCCATTTGATGTGGCGGCGGCTTGCTTTTTTTTGGCGACTCGCTACGAAGAATATTGGCCACACAAACCCGATGAGCATGGCCGCTACCGCGCCGAAGACAGCACGGCTTTTAAGCATCACTTTTTGCAAAAACCAATGGTTAATATCTGGGCGAACCAGCTCAAAAAGATAGTGTGTGGCATTTTCCCGCACGCCTCTTTCACAGAACAACAATACTGGTTTTTGCCTACTTTCGACATAGACAGTGCCTATGCTTTTAGATTAAAAGGTACGCGCCGTACCCTATTGGCTTCTGCTTCGGACCTGCTCAACAAGCGGCAGAACAATAACTTACAACGCTGGCAAACGCTGCTTTGGGACGGGAATGACCCCTTCGATACTTATGAACTTATCGAACAAATACACGAATCGTATTCGCCCAAGCCAATTTTTTTCTGGCTGTTGGCCAATTATTCTAAGTTTGATAAAAACATCAATTACTTAAATAAAGATTTTCAGGAACTTATACGGCGCATTGCGCATCAGCATATTTCAGGGATTCACCCGTCTTATTTTTCCAGCGAAAGAACAAATGTGCTGAAAGAAGAAAAAAAACGTTTAGAGGAAATTGTTAATCAAACTATTATACATTCTAGGCAGCATTATTTGCGCTTGCAGATTCCCGAAACCTACCGCCAACTTATGGCCGAAGGCATACAAGCCGATTTTACGATGGGGTATAGTTCGCAAATTGGATTTAGGGCAAGTCTATGTACGCCTTTTTTGTGGTATGACATTGAAAACGAACGTATTACACCGCTAAAAATCTATCCGTTTGCCGTCATGGACGTAACCATGCAGCAATATATGCAACTTAGCCCAGCCGAAGCACTGACCCAAACCAAAGCTATTATCCAAGAAGTAAAAGCTGTGGGCGGAATGTTTTGCTCGCTTTTTCATAACGAAAGCCTGAGCGAATACGGCGTATGGCGCGGCTGGGTTAAGTTTTATAAAGACATGGTCGCGGCGGCTGTTAGTTAA
- a CDS encoding TonB-dependent receptor, giving the protein MKKLLLLLLIQVVMSVAVLAGNGKIAGKVIDKTTGEPLIGVNVVIAGTTTGAATDLDGHYSINVAAGTYALQVSFISYNTQKIEGVKVDEGKTTTLNVVLEEASNSLQEVEIVATFKRESHDALVLERRKSAVISDGVSAELIRKTPDRSTSDVLRRVSGASIQDNKFAIIRGLNERYNSAYLNGAPLLSTEPDRKAFAFDIFPANLIESVVIAKTATPDLPADFAGGAIQVKTKDIPDENFYSVSVGANFHSQTTFKPFYGSQRGKTDWLGLDDNTRAMPKGMPSTAEFRKLVDNWKNDDINALAQKFQNTWKPTKYSAMRPGSSFQFSAGHQIGKFGSMASISYYDNYRYRQIKRRDYANTDQLVDYTNDQYTRTILAGVLWNLSYKVDDNNKISLKNLYNINTSDQTTMRKGNSYENGNYQESTMFWYTQNQLLSNQLTGEHYFPATKIKANWNVGYNDSRRNVPDLRRITYQRAIDNPTEALKMSLSNSAQADFGGRFYSKLNESSWSQAVDFSMPVYQNINVKAGVYRQARTRKFDARQLGYIQGDAYSEKYLGYAIDSIFANKNVQNKGITISESTTLADHYDATSTLKAAFLMSDATVGKFRFIGGVRMESYNQTFVSYKTGDSNPDLAPSVNLDNTITDVLPSLNVVYSLTQKSNLRASVSQTVSRPEFRELAPFQFYDFNDVMMIAGNPDIKRTKVNNVDLRYEYYPGAGQVLSASVFYKHFDNPIEKTLTPAGSFRLSSFVNVPTAVNYGLEFDVRQNLVRIDPTVKIFERLTVFGNLSLIKSSVDLGNLKTQMGESSRPMQGQSSYIINAGINYSDEEHLFDVNLSVNRVGRRINNVGNADYASLWENPRTVVDMQFSKSFTNKMEIKVNCGDLLAQRLLLYQDNDKNGKLNRDKDNVLFETRMGSSISLAFSYKF; this is encoded by the coding sequence ATGAAAAAGCTATTACTATTGCTTTTGATTCAAGTTGTGATGAGTGTTGCGGTTTTGGCTGGTAACGGCAAAATCGCGGGGAAAGTAATTGACAAAACTACGGGCGAGCCGCTTATCGGCGTAAACGTGGTGATTGCAGGTACGACTACTGGCGCAGCCACTGACCTTGACGGACATTATAGTATTAATGTCGCGGCGGGCACTTACGCGCTGCAAGTGAGTTTTATTTCGTACAACACCCAAAAAATAGAAGGGGTGAAAGTAGATGAAGGTAAAACCACAACGCTCAATGTAGTGTTGGAGGAAGCCTCTAACAGTTTACAGGAAGTAGAAATCGTGGCTACTTTCAAACGCGAATCGCACGACGCTTTAGTATTAGAACGCCGCAAAAGTGCAGTTATCTCTGACGGTGTGTCGGCAGAACTTATTCGCAAAACGCCAGACCGTAGCACCAGCGATGTGTTGCGCCGCGTGAGTGGAGCAAGTATCCAAGATAACAAATTCGCGATTATTCGCGGCCTAAACGAACGCTACAACTCGGCGTACCTCAATGGCGCACCGCTTTTGAGCACAGAACCAGACCGCAAAGCCTTCGCGTTTGATATTTTTCCTGCCAACCTTATCGAAAGCGTAGTAATTGCCAAGACGGCTACACCAGATTTGCCAGCTGATTTTGCAGGTGGCGCGATTCAGGTAAAAACAAAAGATATTCCTGACGAAAATTTTTATTCGGTTTCTGTGGGTGCAAACTTCCACAGTCAAACGACTTTTAAGCCTTTTTATGGTAGCCAACGCGGCAAAACCGATTGGCTCGGCCTCGACGATAACACACGCGCCATGCCAAAAGGAATGCCTTCTACGGCAGAGTTTAGAAAATTGGTGGACAATTGGAAAAACGATGATATTAACGCATTGGCACAAAAATTTCAAAACACTTGGAAACCTACTAAATATTCGGCCATGCGCCCTGGTAGTTCGTTTCAGTTTTCGGCAGGACATCAAATTGGAAAGTTCGGAAGCATGGCTTCAATATCGTATTACGACAACTACCGCTATCGCCAAATCAAACGCAGAGATTACGCCAACACCGACCAACTCGTAGATTATACCAACGACCAATATACACGTACTATCTTGGCGGGTGTACTTTGGAACTTGTCTTATAAAGTAGATGACAACAACAAGATTAGCCTCAAAAATCTTTATAACATCAATACTTCCGACCAAACGACCATGCGTAAAGGCAATAGCTACGAAAATGGCAACTATCAGGAAAGTACGATGTTCTGGTACACACAAAATCAATTGTTGAGCAACCAACTTACAGGCGAACATTATTTCCCTGCTACCAAAATAAAAGCCAATTGGAACGTAGGCTATAACGACAGCCGTCGTAACGTACCCGATTTGCGCCGCATCACGTACCAACGCGCAATCGACAATCCAACAGAAGCCCTTAAAATGAGTTTGAGCAATAGCGCACAAGCTGACTTCGGCGGTCGTTTTTATTCTAAACTCAACGAGTCTTCGTGGAGCCAAGCCGTGGACTTTAGTATGCCTGTTTACCAAAACATTAACGTAAAAGCGGGTGTGTATCGCCAAGCTCGTACACGTAAATTTGATGCTCGCCAATTGGGTTACATCCAAGGCGATGCGTATTCTGAAAAATATTTGGGCTATGCAATAGATTCTATTTTTGCCAATAAAAACGTACAAAACAAAGGCATCACGATTAGCGAATCTACTACATTGGCCGACCATTATGACGCAACTTCTACGCTTAAAGCTGCTTTCTTGATGAGCGATGCCACAGTAGGCAAGTTCCGTTTCATTGGTGGCGTGCGTATGGAAAGCTACAACCAAACATTTGTGTCGTACAAAACTGGCGACAGTAACCCCGATTTAGCACCATCAGTAAATTTGGATAACACAATTACTGACGTGCTGCCATCGCTTAACGTAGTGTATTCTCTAACGCAAAAAAGCAACTTGCGTGCATCGGTTTCCCAAACGGTTTCACGCCCTGAGTTTAGAGAACTTGCCCCATTCCAATTCTATGATTTCAATGATGTAATGATGATTGCAGGTAACCCAGACATCAAACGCACGAAAGTGAACAACGTTGATTTGCGTTACGAATATTACCCTGGTGCTGGTCAAGTGCTATCGGCTTCGGTGTTCTACAAGCATTTTGACAACCCTATCGAAAAAACACTTACACCTGCGGGCAGCTTCCGTTTGAGTAGCTTTGTCAATGTTCCGACGGCTGTAAACTACGGTCTAGAATTTGATGTACGCCAAAACTTGGTTCGCATAGACCCAACCGTTAAAATATTTGAACGCCTAACCGTATTCGGCAACTTATCGCTCATCAAATCGTCGGTGGATTTAGGTAATCTAAAAACGCAAATGGGCGAAAGCAGCCGCCCAATGCAAGGCCAATCTTCATACATCATCAACGCTGGCATTAACTACTCCGACGAAGAACATTTGTTTGACGTGAACTTGAGTGTGAACCGTGTAGGCCGCCGCATCAATAACGTAGGTAATGCCGATTATGCTTCTTTGTGGGAAAATCCGCGCACTGTTGTAGATATGCAGTTTAGCAAATCATTTACCAACAAAATGGAAATCAAAGTAAACTGTGGCGACTTGTTGGCGCAACGTCTGTTGTTGTACCAAGACAACGACAAAAACGGCAAACTGAACCGCGACAAAGACAACGTATTGTTTGAAACACGCATGGGAAGCAGCATTTCATTGGCTTTCAGCTATAAATTCTAA
- a CDS encoding FAD-binding oxidoreductase — protein MSLTATKPSLAEMVEALGQIVGKEFVFVDNETLENYSHDETEDLHFLPDVVIKPANTEQVSQVMRYCNEHLIPVTARGAGTGLSGAALPVRKGVLMSMERFNKILNIDERNHQATVEPGVVTEFLQEAVKEKGLFYPVDPASKGSCFIGGNVSQSSGGPRAVKYGTTRDYILNLEVVLPSGDVIWTGANVLKYSTGYNLTQLMVGSEGTLGIITKIVVKLRTYPKNNLVLLVPFASAEQACEAVSAIFMAGLVPSCLEFMERDAIDWAIDYTGSSVVVPAHIQAHLLIELDGNEMDLLYQDAERLYGVLEQYEVGDILLGESAQQKEELWLLRRKAPYAVRHNSVYKEEDTVVPRAHLPQLLKGVKDIGNRYGFKSVCYGHAGDGNLHVNIIKAGLSEEDWHSQLPKAITEIFELCVSLGGTISGEHGIGFVQKPYIGIAVSDLQLEIMRGIKRVFDPNNILNPDKIF, from the coding sequence ATGAGTTTAACTGCAACCAAGCCCTCTTTGGCCGAAATGGTAGAGGCATTAGGCCAAATTGTTGGGAAAGAATTTGTTTTTGTAGATAACGAAACGCTCGAAAACTATTCGCACGACGAAACCGAAGACCTACATTTTTTGCCAGACGTGGTCATCAAACCCGCTAACACTGAGCAAGTAAGCCAAGTAATGCGCTATTGCAACGAGCACTTGATTCCCGTAACGGCACGCGGCGCAGGTACTGGCCTGAGTGGTGCGGCATTGCCTGTGCGCAAAGGCGTGTTGATGTCGATGGAGCGTTTTAACAAAATCCTGAACATAGACGAAAGAAACCATCAGGCAACCGTAGAACCTGGCGTAGTAACCGAATTTTTGCAAGAAGCCGTTAAAGAAAAAGGCTTGTTCTATCCCGTGGACCCAGCCAGCAAAGGCAGTTGCTTTATTGGCGGCAATGTGTCGCAGTCGTCGGGCGGCCCAAGAGCCGTAAAATATGGCACTACGCGCGATTATATCCTGAATTTGGAAGTAGTGTTACCGTCGGGAGACGTGATTTGGACGGGTGCAAACGTGCTGAAATATTCTACGGGCTACAACCTGACGCAACTCATGGTGGGCAGCGAAGGAACATTAGGGATTATCACCAAAATCGTCGTGAAGTTGCGCACTTACCCAAAAAATAACTTGGTGTTGCTGGTGCCTTTTGCTTCGGCGGAACAGGCTTGCGAGGCGGTTTCTGCGATTTTTATGGCGGGGCTTGTGCCTTCGTGTCTGGAATTTATGGAACGCGATGCCATAGACTGGGCGATTGATTATACAGGTTCGTCGGTGGTCGTGCCTGCGCATATTCAGGCGCATTTGCTCATTGAGCTGGACGGCAACGAAATGGATTTGCTTTACCAAGATGCCGAACGTTTGTACGGTGTGCTGGAGCAATACGAAGTAGGCGATATTTTGCTGGGTGAGTCGGCACAACAAAAAGAAGAACTTTGGTTGTTGCGTCGCAAAGCTCCGTATGCAGTGCGTCATAATTCTGTTTATAAAGAAGAAGATACGGTAGTTCCGCGTGCGCATTTGCCGCAACTGCTGAAGGGCGTAAAAGACATCGGCAACCGTTACGGCTTCAAATCAGTGTGTTATGGCCACGCAGGGGACGGAAACTTGCACGTAAATATTATCAAGGCGGGACTTTCGGAGGAAGATTGGCATTCGCAATTACCGAAAGCAATTACCGAAATTTTTGAATTGTGTGTGAGCTTAGGCGGTACGATTTCGGGCGAGCATGGCATCGGATTTGTTCAAAAACCGTATATCGGCATCGCGGTCAGTGATTTGCAACTGGAAATTATGCGCGGTATTAAGCGCGTTTTTGACCCCAACAATATATTGAATCCTGATAAGATTTTCTAA